CACAGCTGTTGTCTTTCTTTCCATTGTATGCTTATAAATTGAATCCTGTTTcctttaaaaccttttttagtatttttgttttattttttggttgtATCTTCAAGGAGCTTTACGAAACCATTTTTATAATAAgcaaattcttttttttgtgttttaatttataataattaattttataaaaccttAATACTtgaaacttatatttattactcaatgttaaagtatttaatgaagAGTGGTCAAAGTTTCGTCCAAAACTTAAGCATATCTTTCAGTTTAATCTACAATTTCAagaacttttaagaaaacatttataataagctAATTctggttttttgttatttaatttataataataaattttataaaaccttaATACTTGAAACTTACATTTTTTACCTCAATGTATTTGATGAAGAGTTGTCAAAGTTTTGTTCAAAATTTAAGCATATCTTTCAGTTAAACTCTTACAGTTCATTCTAGTTGTTAATGCTTTTAAGTGAAAACACAGTTCTTCAATAAAAACTGACACTACGTTGCTTCTACACTTCAAAATTAACGTCTCGAGATGCATTTCGTGCGCAGAGAAAATATTACGCCATATTATTACGGTAGCTTGCATTAGTTACaacataattagtttttttagttcttatccatttcattaaattacagTATGCTAAATAATtaagcttcatagcttaatgtcctgtgagatggtgatcacAAAAAAATCCTAAGTTGGTTGTGAGCTTTTCTTTGACCagcgcgcgtttggaaacctcgtagctttaaatttaagttagcgagcgcagttatcaccatccctttacaattacGTAAACATATATGCATGAATGCTtcataggcctacatgaatcaagaattttagaatttgaGTTTGAGTTTAACCTGTTAGATTTTACGCTTATCAATACTTAATTTGATTATTGATATTGACCCATAAGATTATTGTACAAATCTACTTTATCACTTTTCTTATCTCGCAATTTTCCTTCTTTACAGACCACGATAAAGGTGTTTGCGCGTTGTCTCCGACCTGACATCGAATACAAAACCCTGTCAGTTACGTGGGGCACCAGAGCCAAGGAAGTGGTGGCTACACTCCTGGGGAAGTTCCGCATGAGACATCGAGATCCTCGGCTGTTCTACCTGAGCATGGAAGTGAGGGTTCGAGCTGCAGGTTTACGGACAGCTCTTGTCCTTGATGATGATGCCAGACCAGCAGCGTTGCAGGCGTGCCACCCAAAGGGATACTCTAAGTAAGTATCAGATGCATTTCTCTTTGACCTACTGTCAGCGAGTGTCAACCATTTATAGAAGTTACAGAGaaattaaacaaatacaaataataattacaaagtgCAATAAGTTTTACTCTGTTGATCTGTCTGTCTGCGCCAACACGTTGTATGCCAATTTTGGTAATAGATGCAGTTGAGTGGCCTATATAAGTGCGCTTGTTTTTCCACCGCTAATATctaattaattgaatattaatttaatttatacaaattaacaATTCCTGACTCACACGGTCTCTTCTTTACGTTTATTCATCGTGTTAGGCTTGGAGGTTATTTACGGGATTAACAACCCAACCCAGAACACTTGATGGCTTCTTAAGTTATCCGATTTTTAATAGagctattattattggaattcaaattctaaaattcttaattcatgtaggcctatcacaggcacttatgaagcgttcatacatatatgtttatataattgtaaggggatggtgataactttgttcgccaacttaaacctaaagctatgtGGGTTttgaacgcgccctggtctaagaagagcccacatcaaacttagccgggtattttttgtTGGTATAAACATCTCACAggcaattaatattaagctaatcTAGGCaatctttttttatcttttaagtaatcctttacattataataggatttttctgtaagcttactttttacataaacttattgagaggcatctcaaagatttcattcggtattttgttataaaataatacacaaatgccctctaatgaattagcaattttatgtagcctagtaaactgcacaacgagttttttttatttcttataatcaTATTGTTACAggccattttcttttttaattttgttatatttttatggacatattAAAGCTTGATTCAGAGtgaaatgcattttgtgaaGTAAAATTATACGATAACTTACGTTGACACTAATCGCAGATAGTTACAGTCGACTGACGCAGACAGACTTTATTTTGTTGTCGCTTTTGAGGTGGCACGCCTGTGTTGTACCTACAAGAACAAATCATAATAGCAAATACGTAATGATAGGTAATAAAAAACAGCAAACTGAGTTTGAAACTagttgaatattgaattttaatactaTCGACTATCGAATAGCTGTGCTCTAATCGTTATTAACTACCTATACATTATCGGTGTCCTAATTAATGAACAATTGAATCATGTTTATTGGAGGTTCTGACTTGCGACCTTGATGTAGTTGGCGTGTTCCAAGTTGATTGAACTACTCATATTATTGTGCTTCATCATAATACAAGATTCGCTGgcagtttttattatatcatgtCATCATTACCActtcaaccgatggacgtccactgctggacattttGTAAacagttccaaaatccacggtactggatcgcttgtttccagcggcttctaGCGACTTGCTGTTATATTATAGTGCCCCTATTAGTTGCTTATGGGAATCACGAggttacatacacacacatatgcAGGTTCCAATACGATTTATTCATCTTATATGAACTGTAACCCTAGTAGATTGAGAGATTACACCCCCAAAGCTTTTCCGAGTTAGTGGTTTATTTGACTTGAGCAAAACGCCACGTTGATATTGCTTGGCATTTAAGCAAATAAGTCTAGTCCATAAAAGTTACGATAGTAAGTCAGCAGCTTGCACTCCATAGATGCTCAAAAGCATCCCTTAACCTAAAATTTTATCCCGTTTTACATTTTATCCCGTCGTCCTGCGTTATGCCCACCCTGATCTAAAACCTTTTACACGCTACAGTTATCGCTAGCGtcatctcccacaatgagaaggggttaaggccggtccggtccaccacgctggcccagtgcggattgttggtcACCACACACCATTTAGAACATTATCTAGATctcaaattcattcattttttccgtcactgttaaagcaagtgatattttgatgaCTTAAAAACGCATatctttgaaaagttagaggtgcgtgcgtgggattcaaactcgggcccccgtaagtgaagtcgagctcctagccAATGTGCTATCCCCGTTTCAGTAGGTCAAACATAATAGATGGGTCAACGACCGTCATTCATTCGTAGATTGCAGATGATCAGGCTCCATCCACACACGATTTATCAAAACAAAACGCATATATCACAAGACAACAACAAAGCGTCCGAAACCCGTTAACTCAGTGCCAACGGGACCACCGGCCGGTGTTCTGAAAAAAGACGCGCTTTTGTCCCTTTTTCCGTCCCCTTTCCGGCGTCTATTCTCGTCTCCCAGTTCGAGCAACACGCGCCTACGAGTCATAAAAAAACTCTTCTAAAACTCCGGGGCTCTTTATTGACCAAATGGATCACGTTACGACCAAATGACGTACTGCGATACGACTTAGGCTTGTTTACGTTCTTCTAAGTTACATTTTGTacggcggtgatagcctagtggttaaaacttcggcttctctttcgaAGGAGCCGAGCTCctctaacatttttataataaactagctgtggcccgcgacttcgtctgcgtttgattttgtttttaaagtattcagtatcgttaagccttaaatgagtatagtagtatatatatgtataacatgtgactgtcaattaattaaagacaaataatttgcaataaaataaaattgcgactataattaaagacctaagctatcctatctcttaagttggaccagactgctcacggtgtgccaatttaatttaaaatcggttaagtagtttaggagtccatcgcggacaaacatcgtgacaggagatttatatatattaagataaataaatatactacgacaataaacacatcgcaacctagccccaaagtaagcgtagcttgtaaagtgaaaactttaaaaaaaaatatttctctagACATTGgaatatgtatggaatatatttaacacttagctcacaacgtaaaaacttggacaagaaaaaatgtattagcggttggttttcttaaataaataaatatttggtttATCGGAAGCTGCTGAGGGGAAGAAGATAGCAAATTTTCTAAATCACATAGGTGAGGATGCACTAAATCTAAATAATACGCTAGAAGCAGAAggtttaactaatattataatatttgttctcaataataatatactaaactaaattaacggTTTGAAGAGTGAAGCTCGCAGGTTCAAACATAGGTATCAATGAAAGATGTAACTTCGTTTAAAcctcaatacacacatcgccatttggccccaaagtaagcgtagcttgtttctTGGGTACGGTATCTCATACAGAAAAACACCATCATCCACAACCCACAATCCACCATGAGATaaacatgttcatcatacaaacattatccagttgagggaatcgaacccacggttttggtcttagaaagcagggtctctgcttACTGCGCTAACCCGTTGtctaattttcaattaaattcaatttttcaatttgcatcaaacattgtaggtacctatctatacATGTTTTGTCAAAATCTATGACCTGCAAAAcatgattaactcttactcatatttaagtacgttttagtatatattagtttattattttttatatttattattattagtattttatgtgtgtaatcttgataagtattagagtttaattgttcgtaagtatgtatataataataatacaccccaccaatcggtttcccttggttttcctaatcctaaggttgcctggaagagatcgctactaagcgataaggccgccctttgtatcctactttttaagtttgtttttgttgtgtccattgttttttttactatttgtggtgtacaaataaagtgtataaaaaaaataaataaaaaaatttacacacaTTTATTTGAACAATAACTAAAGCAATCATTAAAATGTGTCAACTGAATAATTTTTAGTTCTCATATTTAGATAGACTAACGCTAAAAGTATTTTtgccttattttaatttaaatcataatttttcTACACACGTAgatttatacatacataagtaCATGCAGGAAAAGTATGTATAAACTACAGTAGCTTAGGCGATTTGTTTCAACTCATTCGCAGAACACCTCTAAGATATTACATCAGACACTTAAAAACTAGACATacctatttcatttatattactttaaacgGTCCgagattctttaaaaaaatagaaaaacaaataaaattattacacctacattaaaatcgatatgatatttatattcaccacttaacaaaatattttggtCTCTTTACAGTTATTTTTTGCATTCCCAAACGGCAAACGGGTTTTTGTGGAAGTCAACTTCCTGAACTGATGGTCTCTGGGTATTAATATTCGGATTTAATTAAAACGAAGCGATTAATCTAAGCTCAAAAAAACCTTAACATGTAACAGGACTACATTTTGACGCGTCAATTTTTTGTGACGTATCTAATTAGCATTAAATGAAGTTATGACTTTATATTGGCGTCGGAAGGTATTGTTATTCGTAGAACGGAAtgtcagataaaaaaaatgattgaaaTGTTTCCCATCATTTAtcgtataagtaaataatattttataatgatttaattaGACTTATATAATGCCTTTGAACGTTTCGCGTCATAAAAGCTAACATTTATAgcacctaataaataaaatacgtagtAGTTAAGATAAGTCAAAGAATATTATGCAGATTTAGTATTTGCAaacattgttaaattttaaattgttctcTTCGTGTTTCCATTTactaactaataatattatgtttaccattatgaaaaatatatataagtaggtaagtgAATAACGTTGTATAAactgaaatatttcttttgaaataaaactgaaaacattttaaaatactacaCTAAGTCAGACAAGGGGCAGGCAAAACTCTTTTCAAATTATACAAGGTTTAAAAACCTTGTATAATTTGAAAAGAGTTTCAAATTGTCaccatataattataaaaggtgaTGTAAAACCACAAAACATCTATAAAAGTAAGCTCCGAGTTCTAATCGGCAATCTGGTGTAATCCATTACGGATTTACGAGTCAAAACAAGTTGCGaacaaatacttattttatcatAACAAGCTTTTGAAATACATCATTAGGTATTAGGGCTTCAAAATATTTGTTCAccataaataacttttcatgTACTGtttaatcttattatttattataattttcttatttgtgcaattttgtttatgtatttgtatttagctatttgaatgtaggtttataataattttacaccacctatccgctctcgctcatcttgtcctaatccaaaggttgcctggcagagatcgctactaatcGATAAGGCCGtgttttgtattctacttctgtctttgtatttctattgttcttttattttcctaacttcatagtgatgtacaaataaagagttaaataataataataatctttgttCATATTTTCGTAGCTTTTTTGTCCGCGTTCGTTTCGGTTTTTTGCGGGAATCGATCGCTTCTCCGAGATAAAAGTTATCCTGTTTCCAAATTTGTGCTTTTGTTCAACCTACCTATATAAgtgttaaattttatcaaaataaaaagttttttagaCTAGTTTTGtagacttatgcccgttttcactaacgacgaacattAACGACGGTATTGCATTGTCAAGTATTTCGTGTGACGATAGATTTCTTTAATTCCAGGTTCTCCCTACAAATGCGCCCAGGCGGCCTCGTCAAAATCTACGACTCCGCTCTCATGTCCTCGTCCCAGTACAAGTGCCTGCTGACCAGTGAACGGACCACTGCTGACGAGCTGCTGGCGATATTGCTCCACTGCTATGACTCCACGGAGGGCGTCGAGCGGTTCTCGCTGTATGAGGTAATGAAGATATTCATTTTGCCCTGTAAATTGTAagacgcattaccggcccactacaggggtctcctcctacagtcagaagtctaccacgctggctcagtgcggattggtggaatccacacacctttgagaacattatgtagaactctcagacatacagatttcctcacgatgttttcctttactgttgaaTGAAATTTAGAATCGTTAGAGGTGCAAgcaattcgaactcggccccccgaaagcgaagtagagctcttacccaatgcgctatacCGCTTCATCACCGGGTATCActccggcagggtgattacgtatctcgcgacagcaatgcgacaggcgtaaatcttgcaatcactgctgtcaaacgccacttttccatacaataaataaacaaaagtgaaaagTTTCGGAGACAAATAATAGAACGCTTTAAAAATGACCGCAAAGCCAGTTGTACCACAAAGTATTCaagcaatacaaaaaaaattataatttcggtTTTCGTTCGATAAAAAATCGTGTTACTTTTCATCTATAGATTATACACAGACTTGAGAACATACataattcagccattattgcatgcagtgcattgcgttcaataacagtgaaaacgtcccgCGCACTGACATCACATCTGACTTCACACTGCGTAATGTTactagctcaaaaactttttccattgtgcccattttatggtaaacgtttagaacattagaggtaaaataatttggaGTATAGTGAAgtagtcgtgtacgcggtttctgtaagttcttaactctgtgagattatcttattttttattttagtggtATGGATAATCGTGTCACAGTTTCGGAGAAAAAAAGCTGCATTGAAATTGAATTGATTGCCTTCATTATAAAACTCTTTCTTTATTATCATTTTGGAGAAGTACTATGAAGAGAGTTCGAATTTCACTCGACCATAACTACTCTTGGcatagttttcaaaatattgacTTCCCTACCCCAAACACAAAATGCATTgcataaaatgcattttgtgtTTGGGGTAGGCGGTATGcgtaaaacattattattgtaagtttattatatgtatatattatatatgtattatgtatatatatgtttttttatttttttatttaattgcataaaatataatttttattaatacataactataacctaaaataaactatttaaaaactaaataaaatctaaaacgtcctcgaaactaccgcagcgaggcacagttcctaagatgctggcagcattgcccctttggatggccaaactaattcgttggccaaggtaactgcccgctctaggatcaccggtagactcgataacccttttcgataattctttgaaaagggctcttgcctccggaccccacggtcccaaagtctctactccaaaaggcacaaaaatgaagctgctatccaggttttcatatttacgcctcttggcctgctcggcactggaagcagccgcacctaccattgacgaagtggcctggatgtgtgatgcagctagggtatcaacacaagttgcatcccacagaagtgaccttccaagaatatatatgtttatttatatgcctctcttcttgagctgtgttgtacgcctttggttgcctagaagagatcgctatgtatcGATAAGGCTgctaaattgtatacttttttttaatttttaatttaaaatttttctatatgtttatgtggtgtacaataaaagtgtattcattcattcattcaacattgcgatttttttaaagattgcgTTGTATTATTGCAGGTATGCCCATCCCAAGAGTACGAGCGCAAACTCCACCCGGATGACTTGCCATTATTGGTGCAGCGCTCCTGGCCCCAAGATACTGATTGCCATTTCCGCGTCAGACGAAACCCGAGAGCTCCTCCACTCCCTCCAAGGACGAACCTTCCCCCCCTTTCTCTACCTCCTCCCCTTCCCTCACCAACGGACTCCCAAGAAGAGGACGAACCGTCTAGAGCCCTATCAGCCTTATCCTTAGAAGCAGACGACAAAAGATACAGCCCAGTATACAAATTCCCCAGCATAAGCTATTGCAGGGAAACCAAAAACGACTATCTATACATTTGACTAGCAATCAATCTGATCAGGATAAAAGGTCTTATGTATCGGAAAAGAACAGTGAAGAAGATACTCTTGTGATGTGTAAATAAAGTACAGTTTCGTGTAAAGTGTAAATAGGGATTGGTGCGGTCAAACCAAAGAGGTTTATGTGTAGGAGTATGAAATATAGCCTTGTTCAGGGCTTGATATAATTGAAGGTATTTTGTGAAACTTTTTcaatatgtaagtaaataaaagttggtctaatttaataataaagccAAAGagcttttgaaattataatacataatcATATATATGAATACCAAGTTATAAATAAAGcgctaatttttttgtaagaaacattttttgtaaaaagtttttagtgaaaatgatatcataaaaatatttatttaccttatcCGCTCTAGATTTTGTATTGTAATATGCGAACTCTGGCATTATTAAATTAGATCTACTGTAGGTACAGTAACCGATTATGTTTTCTTGCGGATAATTTGAAAGAATTTTATTCCGAACacgttatattaaaataaaaatcaaatgcaTTGTAGCAGTTTAAATAGTTTCAAGTTATTgaaattacttatatatttttattatgattgtGAAGTTAAATAatcctttttgtatttttcttattttaatctaGTCTTCTCAAATCTGCACCTACATATGATTTTCAAACGATTACTGATTTACGTCTGTGTTCACTACAaacgttataatatatttacggtAAGGTGTCATTTGTAATACCAGcgcctgtaatttttttttaatccgaaGCCCTAAACCATACTTAAAAAGTGCACGGTATTTTAGACAGTATTGCTATTATTATAAGGAAGGTTATTTGTGTACTTTGAGGGTATGAACAGCAAAAATAATGTACatagattaattttaatttagctaGTAGACACCAAAGAGGCAAGCGAGTTATAATGAAATTATACATAGTGCTATAAACTATTTTCTATTTGACAGATTGGCGTCATGTGTGACTTATCTTCctagtgatattttttagaATGATTTGCAATCGGGTTTCAGATTCGAGTTTCAATTTATGTGTACGGAAATCTTTACAAATTCTGCAGACTGCAGAACGaagaattttttattgttagcgAAAAATTGCTGGTCTACAACTTTTTTGTCTACCAAAATGTAAAGttcaataaacatattatattgtgGTCGACAACAATAGTTCGAAAGATTTTACTTAGTCTGGTTGTGTGAGCAGAGAAAGAGAGACTTTCAATTCGCGCGCTCATTGTTCTGTTGAAAGTTACCCGGCAAATTAGTAGAGTGAAATTTTCACGTTAAATTTGTACTTAtacgaatattttaatactgACGCGTTGATAATGGCGCGATTTAACTGAGAAGTGTGAATAAGCAGGTATAGTAACGTATCAATAGATAGTTGTGTTTGTAACTGTCAAATAGAACATGGTATATTGTAGCGggttatagatttatttatctgttatgTAAtgtgatgtttatttatttatggacgTCGCCCATTGCCCGCGCAGTGTGCGACTCAGATACTTTATCACGCCTGTAATGAAATATATGACGTTTCCTTGTAACTACTGTTGTTTTAATTGGATAGATCCTATTGGTAGATATGTCGCCGCTGGACCCAGGCCTCTTCGCTTATTGGGCAGAAAGACAGAGAGTGTAGACATCCAACGCTCAGGGTAGTACCATGTGTTCTTAGAAGATCCAGAAGCTTCCCAATATGTGTTGACGGTAGCCATCGGAGAGTTTAAGAGGCTTAGAATCCGGGAGAGATTTCGCCCCCATTGTTATTTATCAAATGCTTCGTAATTAGTTTGTAGGAACGAAACCATATAGTTACGTAGATTCAGAAGAAGTGGAAAATCATTAAATACATGGCTCGCAAAGCACTTAGAGCCATAGTTCTCGGTTACTATCGGTTACTAGCATTTGATAaataatcaccatcatcacatcaatccattatgGTCAGCCCAACTAACGATGTTCAATCTTGTGGATGTGCTACAGAGATAGATTGCTGTCTGTAGTGCTATATACAGGCCGCGAGGGAAATAGACCTACCATTTTCTCGTTCCATTTCTATGAGTCAAGATAAGGAAATTCGTAGACAAAATTATCTCGTGGCGGACATGTTAGCCCTACTGGAAGCGgaaatagtatactttttaacGCGGAAAAGAGCACCTCACCGTTCCCGTAAACTAACctgtcttaataaataaaaattatagtctTTTTGGACGAACTATTTACAACTAATTACCTGCTTATTGGctcagtgggtagcgaccctgctttctgggtctagggccgtgggttcgattcccacaacagccggaaaatgtttgtgttatgagcatgaatgtttttcagtgtctgggtgtttatatgtatataataaatatttatgtatattaatcattaaaaaaaatattcatcagtcatctttagtacccataaaacaagctacgcttactttggggctagatagcggtgtgtgtgtcgtcgtagtatgtttatatttatcttacaTTTTTGACATTGTCGGCCAAAGTTATCTTAATGCGACAATgaagcatgttatgtaaatttagtaaaatatgtaaCTATAATGTATAAGATTGAATCGAAATCGCTATATTTAtcagttcactcagagtgcaacaaaataaatctgttgcccgctgcccactgcactaatcggccgtcagatgggaaactaataaataataataaatagatcgactcgcacttggccggtttttataTGTAGCCATTTATATAACAAGTTCAATTACCATTTTaaacattaacattaaaataaaaacgcaatgTAATTATAACCGTCACACGTGAATCAGTTAAGTTGCGCTTAACTGCGTGAATTAACCTATAACGGTCATGCATTACGCTTATGATGTGacacagttaaattaaactgttGTAGGACGGAATTATGTAATTAACGTTTCGGCTATCCGACACTTGTCAGGTGGTAAAACAAGCCCGTAAGGTAACTATGCCCagtaaaaggttaaaaaaattcatcatcgTTAACCCattacagaacacgggtctcctcccacagtgagaaggggttaaggccatagtccaccacgctggcccagtgtgtattggtggactccgcaaacctttgagaacattatgtagaactctcaggcatgcaagtttcctcatgatgttttccttcaccgttgaagcaagtgatattttaattacttaaaacgcacataacttagaaaagtaagaggtgggtgctgggattcgaactcggccccccgaatgtgaagtagGGCTTTTACCTtatacgctatcaccgcttttattcAACTATTATTAGATAATATTTCTTTAGTGGTTACAGCCTTAGTGCCTGTTCTCAAAAGTACTGTGGTATGTGATAAATTTCTTAAGAATTTAGCATTACACAatggtgtaaataaaaaatataaaaaaaaacattttaataataatgttcttttttaatttaggtaaataggtaattaataaaagaaatacttaACCAAGTTTCAATTCTT
This Pararge aegeria chromosome 3, ilParAegt1.1, whole genome shotgun sequence DNA region includes the following protein-coding sequences:
- the LOC120637266 gene encoding uncharacterized protein LOC120637266 isoform X1 — encoded protein: MLKHVAVSPHRARADSVSLSSSASCCSLGSLENRHDSVTDLSHRTTTIKVFARCLRPDIEYKTLSVTWGTRAKEVVATLLGKFRMRHRDPRLFYLSMEVRVRAAGLRTALVLDDDARPAALQACHPKGYSKFSLQMRPGGLVKIYDSALMSSSQYKCLLTSERTTADELLAILLHCYDSTEGVERFSLYEVCPSQEYERKLHPDDLPLLVQRSWPQDTDCHFRVRRNPRAPPLPPRTNLPPLSLPPPLPSPTDSQEEDEPSRALSALSLEADDKRYSPVYKFPSISYCRETKNDYLYI
- the LOC120637266 gene encoding uncharacterized protein LOC120637266 isoform X2; this translates as MAAPVPAPRMRLAFHPHNIHTTIKVFARCLRPDIEYKTLSVTWGTRAKEVVATLLGKFRMRHRDPRLFYLSMEVRVRAAGLRTALVLDDDARPAALQACHPKGYSKFSLQMRPGGLVKIYDSALMSSSQYKCLLTSERTTADELLAILLHCYDSTEGVERFSLYEVCPSQEYERKLHPDDLPLLVQRSWPQDTDCHFRVRRNPRAPPLPPRTNLPPLSLPPPLPSPTDSQEEDEPSRALSALSLEADDKRYSPVYKFPSISYCRETKNDYLYI